One part of the Tenacibaculum sp. 190130A14a genome encodes these proteins:
- a CDS encoding short-chain fatty acid transporter, translated as MKITQVIENVFKKYLPSPFTIAILLTLTTLLLALVFTKPTETSALSYSLDVLKFWESGVWSNGLLVFAYQMMLILVLGHVLVLSKPVSNLILKVTQYCTNTATSAAIVSSTTMLVAFFNWGLGLIFGALLARKVAEHAQKNNIKLNYPIIGAAGYVGLMVWHGGISGSAPIKINESGHIQSIMQSISSDGVLAQIPDVIDYSQTVFSWWNLLIFFSALIAVSFTFFFLGKKATPTEINLPEYEMNVKEEALTKAEKLDSSKILAIVFGIIILIAFGYRYFEDIQRLKITPNLINFFMLGLGIILHGSFKKFTNAVGESISDVSGILIQFPLYFGIMGIMKSTGMVTLISDFFVSISTATTLPIFTFFSAGLVNIFVPSGGGQWVVQGPIVVESALQLGVPLPKAIMALAYGDQITNMLQPFWALPLLGITKLKAKEILPYTLIAMVVGSAVYLLGLLVL; from the coding sequence ATGAAAATTACTCAGGTTATAGAAAATGTATTTAAAAAATACCTTCCTTCGCCATTTACTATTGCCATTTTACTTACGTTAACTACTTTATTGCTTGCATTAGTTTTTACCAAACCAACTGAGACATCAGCTTTAAGTTATTCATTAGATGTATTAAAATTCTGGGAGAGTGGAGTTTGGTCTAATGGTTTGTTAGTGTTTGCTTATCAAATGATGTTAATACTCGTTTTAGGACATGTATTGGTACTGAGTAAACCTGTAAGTAATTTGATTTTAAAGGTAACCCAATATTGTACAAATACTGCTACAAGTGCGGCAATAGTAAGTAGTACAACTATGTTGGTTGCATTTTTTAATTGGGGACTTGGATTGATATTTGGAGCGTTGTTAGCAAGAAAAGTAGCAGAACATGCTCAAAAAAATAATATTAAATTGAATTACCCTATCATAGGAGCCGCAGGTTATGTGGGACTTATGGTTTGGCATGGAGGAATCTCAGGTTCTGCTCCCATAAAAATAAATGAAAGTGGCCATATACAAAGTATTATGCAATCTATTTCTTCAGACGGAGTGTTGGCACAAATACCTGATGTAATAGATTATTCTCAAACAGTTTTTAGTTGGTGGAATCTTCTTATATTCTTCTCAGCATTAATAGCCGTGTCTTTCACTTTTTTCTTTTTAGGAAAGAAGGCAACTCCAACAGAAATTAATTTGCCAGAATATGAAATGAACGTTAAAGAGGAAGCTCTAACTAAAGCTGAAAAATTAGACAGTTCAAAGATATTAGCTATTGTTTTTGGGATAATTATTTTAATAGCCTTTGGTTATCGATATTTTGAAGATATTCAACGGTTAAAAATAACACCTAATTTAATTAACTTCTTTATGTTAGGGTTAGGTATCATATTACACGGAAGTTTTAAGAAATTTACAAATGCAGTGGGAGAATCTATAAGTGATGTTTCAGGTATTTTAATTCAGTTTCCGCTGTATTTTGGAATTATGGGAATTATGAAGAGTACAGGGATGGTGACTTTAATTTCTGATTTTTTTGTGTCTATCTCTACAGCGACTACTTTGCCAATTTTTACTTTTTTTAGTGCAGGACTGGTAAATATTTTTGTTCCAAGTGGAGGAGGGCAATGGGTAGTACAAGGACCTATTGTAGTTGAAAGTGCATTACAACTAGGAGTACCTTTACCTAAGGCTATTATGGCATTGGCATATGGTGATCAAATAACTAATATGTTACAGCCTTTTTGGGCTTTACCTTTACTAGGAATTACAAAATTAAAAGCAAAAGAAATTTTACCGTACACCTTAATAGCAATGGTTGTGGGAAGTGCAGTATATTTATTAGGATTATTAGTATTATAA
- a CDS encoding NAD(P)/FAD-dependent oxidoreductase: protein MVKEIQVRVNLVEQRIEDILKKKAARSLKISSKNITAVKVLRKSIDARKKETIFNYKLAVYINEPIPETPDYIFNYKDVSNAKEVHIIGFGPAGMYAALRCIELGFKPIVLERGKNVQDRRRDLRAINQFHTVNEDSNYCFGEGGAGTYSDGKLYTRSLKRGDVRRIFENLVYHGATEQILIDAHPHIGTNKLPKIIQNIRETILKYGGEVHFETRVSDFVVSNNKMKAIILKDGTEIPVSAVVLATGHSARDIFELLHKKDIQIKAKSFAMGVRVEHPQELIDQIQYSCSGQRDELLPAAAYSLVHQVNNRGVYSFCMCPGGFIVPAATANGEVVVNGMSPSRRNNKFANSGIVVEINVEKDLPKYQQFGELKGLQFQKDLEKLAFNAGGKSQVAPAQRLTDFVEGRLSNSLNDTSYQPGLNSSPLHSLLPKIIGGRLRKGFAAFGKKMHGYYTNEANIVGVESRTSSPVSIPRKENLEHPQIEGLYPCGEGAGYAGGIISAAMDGERCAEAVIAKYTS, encoded by the coding sequence ATGGTTAAAGAAATTCAGGTACGCGTTAATTTAGTTGAACAACGAATTGAGGATATATTAAAAAAGAAAGCTGCTAGAAGCTTAAAAATATCTTCAAAAAACATAACCGCTGTTAAGGTTTTACGAAAATCAATCGATGCTCGTAAAAAGGAAACAATATTCAATTATAAACTTGCTGTTTATATAAACGAACCTATTCCTGAAACACCTGATTATATTTTTAACTACAAAGATGTTTCTAATGCCAAAGAGGTACATATTATCGGATTTGGACCTGCTGGTATGTATGCCGCTTTACGCTGTATTGAATTAGGGTTTAAACCCATTGTTTTAGAACGCGGAAAAAACGTTCAAGATAGACGTAGGGATTTACGTGCTATTAACCAGTTTCATACGGTAAATGAAGACTCTAATTATTGTTTTGGAGAAGGAGGAGCTGGAACCTATTCTGATGGAAAACTATATACACGAAGTTTAAAACGTGGAGACGTTCGTAGAATCTTTGAAAATCTGGTTTATCATGGTGCTACAGAACAAATTTTAATTGATGCTCATCCACATATAGGAACAAATAAACTTCCAAAAATTATTCAAAATATTAGAGAAACCATTCTTAAATATGGTGGTGAAGTTCATTTTGAAACTCGTGTCTCTGACTTTGTTGTTTCAAACAATAAAATGAAAGCTATAATTCTAAAAGACGGTACAGAAATACCAGTAAGTGCTGTTGTTTTAGCTACTGGACATTCGGCTAGGGATATTTTTGAATTGTTACATAAAAAAGATATTCAAATTAAGGCAAAATCATTTGCTATGGGGGTTCGTGTAGAACACCCTCAAGAATTAATTGATCAAATTCAATATAGTTGTTCTGGACAAAGGGATGAATTATTACCCGCCGCCGCTTATAGTTTAGTTCATCAGGTAAACAACCGTGGTGTATACTCGTTTTGTATGTGTCCTGGAGGTTTTATCGTTCCAGCTGCTACTGCAAACGGAGAAGTTGTGGTAAATGGAATGTCTCCATCTAGAAGAAATAATAAATTTGCCAATTCTGGGATTGTTGTTGAAATTAATGTTGAAAAGGACTTACCAAAATATCAACAATTTGGTGAATTAAAAGGATTACAGTTTCAAAAAGATCTTGAAAAACTTGCTTTTAATGCTGGTGGAAAAAGCCAGGTAGCTCCTGCACAACGTTTGACTGATTTTGTAGAGGGACGTTTATCAAACTCATTAAATGACACTTCGTATCAACCTGGATTAAATTCATCTCCTTTACACTCACTACTTCCAAAAATTATAGGAGGTAGACTACGAAAAGGATTTGCTGCATTTGGTAAAAAAATGCATGGTTATTATACTAACGAAGCCAATATTGTAGGGGTTGAATCAAGAACATCCTCACCTGTAAGTATTCCTCGTAAAGAAAACTTAGAACATCCACAAATAGAAGGTTTATATCCTTGTGGAGAAGGAGCTGGTTATGCCGGTGGAATTATTTCTGCCGCTATGGATGGTGAACGATGTGCTGAAGCAGTAATCGCAAAATATACTTCGTAA
- a CDS encoding YqaA family protein: MTKKKKKKGNKKPHVKRLHNYYQRTGFYMFIWESLKKAFWPIVIAVVGLLLFNKYVYNIGEGLEAMTQTFSRTGVLITFFVSETILGLIPPEIFIGWSKKTSDPILNLAILATLSYLGGLTAYFLGRASLKIDSVRNYLEVKMAKNLKNTSKWGGFLILVGALLPLPFAISCLTAGMIKYPFKNVVIVGLFRFLRFALYAWAIFSALN; encoded by the coding sequence ATGACCAAGAAAAAAAAGAAAAAAGGAAATAAGAAACCACATGTAAAACGTTTGCATAATTATTATCAGCGAACAGGTTTTTATATGTTTATTTGGGAAAGTTTAAAAAAAGCTTTTTGGCCTATTGTTATTGCTGTAGTAGGTCTGTTATTGTTTAACAAATATGTGTACAATATTGGAGAAGGCTTAGAGGCTATGACTCAAACCTTTTCAAGGACTGGAGTATTAATCACTTTCTTTGTTTCAGAAACTATCTTAGGATTGATTCCGCCAGAAATTTTTATTGGTTGGTCTAAAAAGACCTCAGACCCAATTTTAAACTTAGCAATTTTAGCTACTTTATCTTATTTGGGTGGTTTAACAGCATATTTTTTAGGAAGAGCTTCCCTTAAAATAGATTCTGTTAGAAACTATTTAGAGGTTAAAATGGCCAAAAATTTAAAAAACACTAGTAAATGGGGTGGGTTTTTAATTTTAGTTGGAGCCTTATTACCATTACCTTTTGCTATTAGCTGTTTAACAGCAGGAATGATCAAGTATCCTTTTAAAAACGTTGTAATTGTAGGTTTGTTCCGATTTTTACGTTTTGCTCTTTACGCTTGGGCAATTTTTTCTGCACTTAATTAA
- a CDS encoding DUF1456 family protein: protein MGLTNNDIFKKLRVAHKLRDTDIIEICALVDFKVSKSEINAIFRNENHPKYVVCGDQFLRNFLNGLIIHLRGPMPEKK from the coding sequence ATGGGACTTACAAATAATGATATTTTTAAAAAACTTAGAGTAGCACATAAACTTAGAGATACTGATATTATTGAAATTTGCGCTTTAGTTGATTTTAAAGTTTCTAAATCTGAAATCAATGCTATTTTTAGAAACGAAAACCACCCGAAATATGTAGTCTGTGGCGATCAATTTTTAAGAAACTTTTTAAATGGATTAATTATTCATTTAAGGGGTCCGATGCCTGAGAAAAAATAA